The proteins below are encoded in one region of Rhodoluna lacicola:
- a CDS encoding MaoC/PaaZ C-terminal domain-containing protein, whose protein sequence is MTHINIAALEVGQVIGSTEFLLTRDSLVRYAGASGDFNQIHYRDDVAAAVGLPGVLAHGMLTMGAAVQVAVDWVGNAGSIVDYQVRFTKPVVVDSENGAVLVVTGKVGEIDAENHVVRIDLEAVFEENKVLGKAQARVQL, encoded by the coding sequence TGCGCTTGAAGTCGGCCAAGTTATTGGCAGCACAGAATTTTTACTGACTCGCGATTCTCTTGTGCGTTACGCGGGCGCCTCTGGGGATTTCAATCAGATTCACTACCGCGACGACGTTGCAGCGGCAGTTGGGCTACCCGGCGTGCTTGCGCACGGAATGTTGACCATGGGCGCGGCAGTTCAAGTTGCGGTTGACTGGGTTGGCAACGCTGGATCGATTGTTGACTACCAGGTTCGCTTCACTAAGCCAGTTGTGGTTGATTCGGAAAATGGCGCGGTACTAGTTGTAACCGGCAAAGTTGGCGAAATTGATGCCGAGAACCATGTAGTGCGAATTGATCTTGAGGCTGTCTTTGAAGAAAACAAGGTTCTTGGTAAAGCACAGGCGCGAGTTCAGCTCTAA
- a CDS encoding UDP-N-acetylmuramate dehydrogenase: MATPVTPHPLADLTSMRVGGTPAEIYAAKTRDDLIEHTLNVWRSGDDWLLLGGGTNMVVADNVENLRVIKVENMGIEPVRNKDETRVVVRVQAGENWDDFVAHTVKAGLAGIEAMSGIPGTVGASPVQNIGAYGQELSDSMVRLEFVDYETHEIAILEAKDLQFGYRDSAIKRGRPGVITWVEFELQKLDGLSRPLYSTQIAADLGVAMGAQVSLEAVRASVLKLRARKGMVIDENDPDSVSCGSFFTNPIVSDRVARGLPDDAPKYESEEDDGLTVKLSAAWLIENAGIEKGFRIAGSRAAISSKHTLAIVNTGGATATEILQLAEYVQVRVSNKFGINLVPEPNLIGFI, from the coding sequence ATGGCAACACCAGTTACCCCGCACCCACTTGCAGATTTAACTTCAATGCGGGTTGGCGGCACCCCAGCCGAAATTTACGCTGCAAAAACGCGCGACGATCTAATTGAACACACGCTGAATGTTTGGCGAAGCGGCGATGATTGGTTACTGCTTGGTGGCGGAACAAATATGGTGGTTGCCGACAACGTTGAAAACTTGCGCGTAATAAAAGTTGAGAACATGGGCATTGAGCCTGTGCGCAACAAAGACGAAACCCGAGTCGTGGTGCGCGTGCAAGCCGGTGAAAACTGGGATGACTTTGTTGCCCACACGGTAAAGGCTGGACTTGCCGGAATTGAGGCAATGAGTGGAATCCCTGGAACAGTGGGGGCTTCGCCAGTGCAGAACATTGGCGCCTACGGTCAAGAACTAAGTGACAGCATGGTGCGCCTTGAGTTTGTTGATTACGAGACTCACGAGATTGCCATCCTTGAGGCCAAGGATTTGCAGTTTGGTTACCGCGACAGTGCAATCAAGCGCGGCCGTCCGGGCGTCATTACCTGGGTTGAATTTGAATTGCAAAAACTGGATGGACTAAGTCGCCCGCTTTACTCAACTCAGATTGCTGCTGATCTTGGTGTTGCCATGGGGGCGCAGGTCTCACTTGAAGCTGTTCGTGCCAGCGTTCTAAAGTTGCGCGCACGCAAGGGCATGGTTATTGACGAGAACGATCCGGATTCTGTAAGTTGTGGAAGTTTCTTCACCAACCCGATTGTCAGCGATCGAGTTGCCCGAGGCTTACCAGACGATGCACCAAAGTATGAGTCAGAAGAAGACGACGGACTGACCGTAAAGCTTTCGGCAGCTTGGCTGATTGAAAATGCTGGAATTGAAAAAGGATTTAGGATTGCGGGTTCTAGGGCGGCAATTTCAAGCAAGCACACTCTTGCAATCGTTAACACCGGAGGAGCCACCGCAACAGAAATTTTGCAGTTGGCCGAATACGTTCAGGTGCGAGTTTCAAATAAGTTCGGCATCAACCTGGTGCCCGAACCAAACTTGATTGGTTTTATTTAG